The following are from one region of the Ignavibacteriales bacterium genome:
- a CDS encoding glycosyl hydrolase, translating to MHKLSQAIVSKPFNIIICIYISDRWSVWVFHFCKLFIVIILLYIFPGCKDKSTENDGNNEIPINKSPKRGIAFDLTSTADMASLSKGVSWWYNWYLIPNSKVPAKYNQTYGMDFIPMLWGGNPSNTDLIIIKNFILSHSEVQYLLVMNEPNLTNQANRTPIQAATDWLKYEQIVSDLSAQGRTVYLVGPAMNWGTMPNYQDPIVWLDAFYSAYRTANGGRDPKIDYLAFHWYDYGLSSQLDRLKKYDKQIWITEMANWNSQINSYAKQAVQMQEMVNICETRTDVFRYAWFYGRGSFPDNHFSYLFTSKDGDLSEIGQLYINLPYTK from the coding sequence ATGCATAAATTATCCCAGGCAATAGTTAGCAAACCTTTCAATATTATTATTTGCATTTACATATCAGATCGATGGAGCGTGTGGGTGTTTCACTTTTGTAAATTGTTTATCGTAATTATTTTGCTATACATCTTCCCGGGATGCAAAGACAAGTCCACAGAAAACGATGGTAATAACGAAATACCAATCAACAAAAGTCCGAAACGTGGAATCGCATTCGATCTTACTTCAACTGCAGATATGGCTTCCCTTTCTAAGGGTGTAAGTTGGTGGTACAATTGGTATTTAATTCCAAACAGCAAAGTGCCAGCCAAATATAACCAAACATATGGGATGGATTTCATCCCGATGTTATGGGGAGGAAATCCAAGCAATACTGATTTGATAATCATAAAGAATTTCATTCTTTCGCATTCTGAAGTTCAGTACTTACTTGTTATGAATGAACCCAACTTAACTAACCAAGCTAATCGAACACCTATTCAGGCAGCAACAGATTGGTTAAAGTATGAGCAAATAGTTTCGGATCTTTCCGCCCAAGGACGAACAGTTTATCTTGTCGGACCCGCAATGAACTGGGGAACTATGCCCAATTACCAGGATCCAATTGTGTGGCTTGATGCTTTTTATTCCGCTTATAGAACTGCGAATGGAGGCAGAGATCCAAAGATCGATTACCTCGCATTCCATTGGTACGATTACGGATTAAGCAGCCAGTTAGACAGACTAAAAAAATATGATAAGCAAATTTGGATAACAGAAATGGCTAATTGGAATTCTCAGATTAACTCTTATGCAAAACAAGCAGTTCAAATGCAGGAAATGGTTAATATTTGCGAGACACGAACTGATGTCTTCCGGTACGCCTGGTTTTATGGCAGAGGATCATTTCCGGATAATCACTTCTCTTATTTATTCACAAGTAAAGATGGCGATTTATCTGAGATCGGGCAACTTTACATCAATCTCCCCTACACAAAATAA
- a CDS encoding outer membrane beta-barrel protein produces the protein MRKSLYILAIISAFLLCSTNLSLAQGVLIGPRVTGNLNIYNAKGLTGTWNGIGVGVGGTVDLSFSKNIGMMVNLTAFDMKNFSNSITNNNQTTETSLSLSYFTLDPMFKAEFSGFYMLGGASFGVKINSSGERTQSATGQAPTVTTLDLETKSIRFDFAVGTGYNFKLSPTMYLGADFIAYIPITDTYNFPGQSNSILSLKLGASLKFKID, from the coding sequence ATGAGAAAATCTCTTTACATTCTCGCTATTATTTCTGCTTTTCTTCTTTGCTCAACAAATTTAAGCCTGGCTCAAGGAGTTTTAATTGGTCCAAGAGTAACTGGAAACCTTAATATATATAATGCAAAAGGTCTTACAGGTACGTGGAATGGAATTGGAGTTGGTGTTGGTGGAACTGTGGATCTTTCGTTTAGTAAAAATATTGGGATGATGGTTAATTTAACTGCTTTCGATATGAAAAACTTTTCTAATTCTATAACAAATAATAATCAAACTACAGAAACCTCTTTATCACTTTCCTATTTCACTCTTGACCCGATGTTTAAAGCTGAGTTCAGCGGTTTCTATATGCTTGGCGGTGCATCTTTTGGAGTAAAAATTAATTCTAGTGGTGAAAGAACTCAATCGGCGACTGGACAGGCACCTACCGTAACTACTCTTGATTTAGAAACAAAATCGATTAGATTTGATTTTGCAGTTGGGACAGGGTATAATTTTAAATTATCTCCAACAATGTATTTAGGCGCGGATTTTATTGCTTACATTCCTATAACTGATACTTATAACTTCCCAGGTCAAAGTAATAGTATTTTATCTTTGAAACTGGGTGCTTCTTTAAAGTTCAAAATTGATTAA
- the dnaB gene encoding replicative DNA helicase gives MARAKKNDTALQKMEAASVKPPAAPEVEMSVLGAMLIEKEAVPRGIELLTADNFYLKEHRIIFEAMKNLFEANEPVDTVTLYEELKRSGQIDQAGGPTYISKLSQNISSAANVEYHAKIVLEKHILRSLISSSMEIAKSAYEGSDDAFELLDSAERKIFEITEQTLKKSYTPMNKAVTDAMEYIELIHDKKRQQFAVPTGFYLLDDILGGFQRSDLIILAARPSMGKTALALCLARNAAVDYKVPVAIFSLEMATIQMVIRLICAEARLNAHLVRTGKLPMEDAHKLTKNIHRISEAPIYIDDSPAQTVLEIRAKARRLKVEKKVGLIIIDYLQLMNSSSKMESREREISHISRSLKSLAKELNIPVLALAQLNRAVEARTDKRPQLSDLRESGSIEQDADVVMFIHRPEYYGIKQDADGNSTENIAEIIVGKQRNGPTGDAHLTFLRDYARFENLEESKYRTQLARQESEVKEEDYPF, from the coding sequence ATGGCAAGAGCAAAAAAAAACGATACTGCTTTACAAAAAATGGAAGCTGCAAGTGTTAAACCACCGGCTGCACCAGAAGTTGAAATGTCTGTTTTAGGAGCAATGCTTATTGAAAAGGAAGCTGTTCCAAGGGGAATAGAATTACTTACAGCAGATAATTTTTATCTTAAAGAGCATCGGATAATTTTCGAGGCAATGAAAAATCTTTTTGAAGCAAATGAGCCGGTAGATACTGTAACGCTATATGAAGAATTGAAACGTTCTGGACAAATCGATCAGGCTGGTGGTCCAACTTATATTAGCAAACTTTCGCAAAATATTTCCTCCGCTGCAAATGTTGAGTACCACGCAAAGATAGTTTTAGAAAAACACATTTTAAGAAGTTTAATCTCTTCTTCGATGGAAATTGCGAAATCGGCTTATGAAGGTTCGGATGATGCATTTGAATTATTAGACAGTGCCGAGCGAAAAATATTTGAAATTACCGAACAGACTTTAAAAAAATCTTATACTCCAATGAATAAAGCTGTTACTGATGCGATGGAATACATCGAGCTGATACATGATAAAAAACGACAGCAGTTTGCCGTACCAACAGGATTTTACTTGCTTGATGATATACTTGGTGGCTTTCAGCGTTCTGATTTGATAATTCTTGCTGCACGCCCTTCGATGGGTAAAACAGCTTTAGCCCTGTGTCTTGCCAGAAACGCAGCAGTTGATTACAAAGTGCCTGTTGCCATCTTCAGTCTTGAAATGGCGACAATTCAAATGGTAATCCGTTTAATATGTGCTGAAGCCCGGCTGAATGCTCATTTAGTAAGAACCGGAAAACTGCCGATGGAAGATGCGCACAAACTTACAAAGAATATTCATCGTATTAGCGAAGCGCCGATTTATATCGATGATTCTCCTGCACAGACAGTTTTGGAAATAAGAGCCAAGGCGAGAAGATTAAAAGTTGAAAAAAAAGTTGGACTTATAATTATAGACTATTTACAGCTAATGAATTCTTCATCTAAAATGGAAAGTCGTGAGCGGGAAATCTCGCATATTTCACGTTCTTTAAAATCGTTAGCAAAAGAATTAAACATTCCAGTGCTTGCTTTAGCACAGTTAAACCGAGCTGTAGAAGCACGAACAGATAAACGACCCCAGCTTTCCGATTTGAGAGAATCAGGTTCAATTGAACAGGACGCGGATGTTGTTATGTTCATTCATCGACCGGAGTATTACGGAATTAAACAGGACGCCGATGGAAACAGTACGGAAAACATTGCTGAAATAATTGTTGGCAAGCAGAGAAATGGTCCTACAGGCGATGCCCATTTAACATTTTTAAGAGATTATGCCCGGTTCGAAAACCTTGAAGAATCCAAGTACAGAACACAACTTGCTAGACAAGAATCAGAAGTTAAAGAGGAGGATTATCCATTTTGA
- a CDS encoding epimerase, translating to MKIKAIIFGATGMVGEGVLLQAIQNPDVESVLVIGRRSCEIKHNKLMELIHNNFYNYTNIEYSLAGYNACFFCLGVSSVGKNEVEYNRITFELTMQAATTLSKLNPEMTFCYISGLGTDSTEAGRVMWARVKGKTENQLKTLPFKAVYLFRPGFIKPIEGQRNIKSYYKVLGYVYPLLKIVFPNLGCKLEDVGNAMIQVSKDGYSKQILENKDIDQIARSRKSDA from the coding sequence ATGAAAATAAAAGCAATAATCTTTGGTGCAACAGGTATGGTTGGAGAAGGTGTTTTGCTTCAAGCTATTCAAAATCCTGATGTTGAATCAGTTTTAGTAATTGGAAGAAGATCATGCGAAATAAAGCATAATAAACTAATGGAACTGATCCATAACAATTTCTATAACTACACCAACATTGAATATTCTCTTGCAGGTTACAATGCTTGTTTCTTTTGTCTGGGTGTTTCTTCTGTAGGAAAGAACGAAGTTGAATATAACAGGATAACATTTGAGTTAACAATGCAAGCAGCAACAACTTTGTCAAAGCTCAATCCCGAAATGACCTTTTGTTACATATCGGGATTAGGAACAGACAGCACGGAAGCAGGACGCGTTATGTGGGCAAGAGTGAAAGGGAAGACAGAGAATCAATTGAAAACATTACCCTTCAAAGCAGTATATTTGTTCAGACCCGGATTCATAAAACCAATTGAAGGACAAAGAAATATAAAATCATATTACAAAGTATTGGGGTATGTGTATCCATTACTTAAAATTGTTTTTCCAAATCTCGGATGTAAATTAGAGGATGTAGGTAATGCAATGATTCAGGTTTCTAAAGATGGCTATTCAAAACAAATTCTTGAAAACAAAGATATTGACCAAATAGCCAGAAGCAGGAAATCAGATGCATAA
- a CDS encoding superoxide dismutase produces the protein MAITIPELPYPKEALEPYISAKTLEFHYGKHHNAYVVNTNKLIEGTELSDATLELIISKTYGDSFRVGLFNNAAQVWNHSFYWNSIKPNGGGNPTGKIADKIESDFGNYQKFVEEFKNAGATQFGSGWAWLVIENHKLKIIKTTNADTPIVHNLKPLLTVDVWEHAYYLDYQNRRPDYLSTFIEKLINWDFVNKNLA, from the coding sequence ATGGCAATTACAATACCGGAACTACCTTATCCAAAAGAAGCACTTGAACCATATATCAGTGCTAAAACTCTTGAGTTTCATTATGGAAAACACCACAATGCATACGTGGTTAATACAAATAAACTTATTGAGGGAACTGAATTATCAGATGCAACCCTGGAGTTAATTATAAGCAAGACTTATGGTGATAGTTTTAGAGTAGGACTATTCAACAATGCTGCACAGGTGTGGAATCACTCATTTTACTGGAACTCAATTAAGCCGAATGGTGGTGGCAATCCAACAGGAAAAATTGCAGATAAAATTGAATCTGACTTTGGCAACTATCAAAAGTTTGTAGAAGAATTCAAAAATGCCGGTGCCACACAATTTGGAAGCGGCTGGGCGTGGTTAGTTATTGAGAACCACAAACTGAAAATTATTAAAACAACTAATGCCGATACTCCAATAGTACATAATTTAAAACCGTTACTTACGGTTGATGTTTGGGAGCATGCTTATTATCTGGATTATCAGAACAGGAGACCAGATTATTTATCAACATTTATAGAGAAATTAATTAATTGGGATTTCGTAAATAAAAACCTGGCTTGA
- a CDS encoding DUF1460 domain-containing protein has translation MKTLITLLITALFSILTFSQVDFTEKDKEICKSKFQLAVDKQLNQKAINDVIAEIGKSFLGLEYEAHSLEKEGDERLVVHLTGLDCTTFLENALVFARCVKSGKTSFEDYQNELTKVRYRDGKIAEYPSRLHYFSDWFYDNEKKGIVENITKSIGGKICPSKVGFMTKYRDKYVQIATNDKFYNLIKKQEDEINGRGFYYIPKADVSKIEDKIGNGYLIAITSGVDGLDIAHVGIAVKLDDGRIHFLHAPLSGAKVQITEKPLHDYLAKNKNHTGIVVLKPLELTSK, from the coding sequence TTGAAAACTTTAATCACTTTATTAATAACTGCTTTATTTTCAATTCTCACATTTTCTCAAGTAGATTTTACTGAGAAAGATAAAGAAATTTGTAAATCAAAATTTCAATTAGCAGTTGATAAACAGCTAAATCAAAAAGCAATTAACGATGTAATTGCGGAAATTGGAAAAAGTTTTTTAGGACTTGAATATGAAGCCCACTCTCTTGAAAAGGAAGGTGATGAAAGGTTAGTTGTTCATTTAACTGGTCTTGATTGCACAACTTTTCTGGAGAATGCTTTGGTATTTGCCCGGTGTGTAAAGTCCGGCAAAACATCTTTCGAAGATTATCAAAATGAGCTAACAAAGGTTCGTTACAGAGATGGAAAGATAGCTGAATATCCTTCACGCCTTCATTACTTTTCTGATTGGTTTTACGATAATGAAAAAAAAGGAATTGTAGAAAACATTACCAAAAGCATTGGTGGAAAAATCTGCCCAAGTAAAGTTGGTTTTATGACTAAGTACAGAGATAAATATGTTCAAATTGCTACCAACGATAAGTTTTATAATCTAATTAAAAAACAGGAAGATGAAATAAATGGCAGGGGATTTTATTACATTCCTAAAGCAGATGTAAGTAAGATTGAAGATAAAATTGGTAATGGATATCTGATTGCCATTACTTCTGGTGTTGATGGATTAGATATTGCCCACGTTGGTATTGCCGTTAAATTGGATGATGGCAGAATTCATTTTTTGCATGCTCCATTAAGTGGTGCTAAAGTTCAGATAACCGAAAAACCTCTTCACGATTATTTGGCGAAGAATAAAAACCATACTGGAATTGTAGTTCTTAAACCTTTGGAATTAACCAGTAAATAA
- a CDS encoding alpha/beta fold hydrolase, producing MKIFKTLFLILFFSLISLCKVEAKYELPENGKVFVGTWLGKLKIQSFELKIVFRIDMKEEKLTALIDSPDQGAKDIPVDEVLFTGDSLFLNSILIKGKFEGLLFKDSMKIVGVWKQGGGTFPLEVKKVDKVEEPKRPQEPKPPYPYNSDDIIFENTKASIKLAGTLTYPKDGKNFPAVVMLSGSGPQDRNEMVFNHKPFLIIADYLTKNGIAVLRFDDRGTGASTGDFRKGTTKDFAEDVECAVEYLRTRKEINQKKIGLIGHSEGGIIAPMVAINNKDIAFIVLLAGTGIPGDELLALQAKLIMEAEGEKSEKAELALNLNKKLYAVLKSESDTTLIRQKTETLLKEYYNSLNEEDKKQIPDLNQFINQQVKTLSSPWFKYFISFDPRPTLQKVTCPVLALNGEKDLQVPPKENLSAIEAALKKGKNKNYKIIELPGLNHLFQPTKTGKISEYQSIEETFSPNALEIIGNWIKEVIQK from the coding sequence ATGAAAATATTCAAAACTCTCTTTCTGATATTATTTTTTTCCTTAATTAGTTTATGCAAAGTTGAAGCAAAATATGAACTCCCGGAAAATGGTAAAGTTTTTGTCGGCACCTGGCTTGGGAAACTGAAAATTCAATCCTTTGAGTTGAAAATTGTATTTAGGATTGATATGAAAGAAGAAAAGCTTACGGCGTTAATTGATAGTCCTGATCAAGGTGCTAAAGATATACCAGTGGATGAAGTTTTGTTCACAGGCGATTCGTTGTTTCTAAATTCAATTTTAATTAAAGGTAAGTTTGAGGGATTGCTGTTTAAAGACAGTATGAAAATAGTTGGTGTTTGGAAACAGGGTGGTGGAACATTTCCATTGGAAGTAAAAAAAGTTGATAAAGTTGAAGAACCAAAACGACCTCAAGAACCTAAACCACCTTATCCATATAATTCTGATGACATTATTTTTGAGAACACAAAAGCTTCAATAAAACTTGCTGGAACATTAACTTATCCTAAAGATGGTAAAAATTTTCCTGCGGTTGTTATGTTATCAGGTTCCGGACCCCAGGATAGAAACGAGATGGTATTTAATCATAAACCATTTTTAATAATTGCAGATTATCTGACTAAAAATGGAATTGCTGTTCTTCGCTTTGATGATAGAGGAACCGGCGCATCAACTGGTGATTTCAGAAAAGGAACAACAAAAGATTTTGCCGAAGATGTTGAATGTGCAGTGGAATACCTGAGAACGAGAAAGGAAATTAACCAGAAAAAGATTGGCTTGATTGGACATAGTGAAGGTGGGATTATTGCACCGATGGTTGCCATAAATAATAAAGATATTGCATTTATAGTTTTACTTGCTGGCACCGGAATACCCGGTGATGAATTACTTGCTCTCCAAGCAAAACTTATTATGGAAGCTGAAGGTGAAAAATCTGAGAAAGCTGAACTTGCATTAAATCTGAATAAAAAATTGTATGCAGTACTGAAATCAGAATCTGATACAACTCTTATCCGGCAAAAAACCGAAACTCTACTTAAAGAATATTATAATTCCTTAAATGAAGAGGATAAAAAGCAAATACCAGATTTGAATCAATTTATTAATCAACAGGTAAAAACTTTAAGTAGTCCCTGGTTCAAATATTTTATTAGTTTCGATCCACGCCCAACATTGCAGAAAGTTACTTGTCCGGTTCTTGCGTTAAATGGTGAAAAGGATCTGCAAGTTCCTCCGAAGGAAAATCTGTCTGCTATTGAAGCAGCTTTAAAAAAGGGAAAGAATAAAAATTATAAAATAATTGAGTTGCCTGGATTGAATCATTTATTCCAACCCACTAAAACCGGAAAGATTTCCGAATACCAAAGTATTGAAGAAACATTTTCTCCGAACGCGTTGGAAATAATTGGTAACTGGATTAAAGAAGTTATTCAAAAATAA
- a CDS encoding uracil-DNA glycosylase, producing MLEKNINLLIEALKDQQEIFGDVLFEKSSSGKIDYEEIGIEVKKKIEVKKKIEVKEVVSEPSLKIGYKFNNKNFEVNSLDEFNKLICECQKCPLGKTRNKFVFGVGNPNADVMLIGEAPGAEEDAQGEPFVGRAGKLLTDILKAINFEREEVYIANIIKCRPPGNRNPLPEEMEMCMPYLQHQIALIKPKVILCLGLVAASAMLNTKQALGKLRGSIFEIGNIKTMVTYHPAALLRNPNWKKGCWEDVQKFRKLYDELNK from the coding sequence ATGCTCGAAAAAAATATAAATCTATTAATTGAAGCGCTTAAAGATCAACAAGAAATTTTTGGTGATGTTCTGTTTGAAAAATCTTCTTCCGGTAAAATTGATTATGAAGAAATTGGAATTGAAGTGAAAAAGAAAATAGAAGTGAAAAAGAAAATTGAAGTAAAAGAAGTAGTAAGTGAACCATCATTGAAAATTGGATATAAATTTAATAATAAGAATTTTGAAGTAAATAGTTTAGATGAATTTAATAAGCTGATTTGTGAATGCCAAAAATGTCCGCTTGGCAAAACAAGAAATAAATTTGTGTTTGGTGTTGGAAATCCAAATGCTGATGTAATGTTGATTGGAGAAGCTCCAGGTGCCGAGGAGGATGCTCAGGGTGAACCATTTGTTGGAAGAGCAGGCAAGCTGTTGACTGATATTTTAAAAGCAATTAATTTTGAGCGCGAAGAAGTTTATATTGCTAATATTATCAAATGCAGACCGCCAGGAAATAGAAATCCTCTGCCAGAAGAAATGGAAATGTGCATGCCATATCTTCAACATCAAATAGCACTTATAAAACCAAAAGTGATATTGTGTTTAGGCTTGGTTGCTGCATCTGCTATGCTGAATACCAAGCAGGCATTAGGAAAACTGAGAGGTAGTATTTTTGAGATTGGGAATATAAAAACTATGGTTACTTATCATCCCGCCGCCCTTTTAAGAAATCCAAATTGGAAAAAAGGATGTTGGGAAGATGTACAAAAGTTTAGAAAATTGTATGATGAATTGAATAAATAA
- a CDS encoding rubrerythrin family protein, whose protein sequence is MKKSTYANLEAAFAGESQAFMKYSIFADKAEREGFKEIARLFKAIAFAEKVHATNHFRALGKINDTVANLEVAIGGENYEVTEMYPAFDAVAKLQEEKAATRSIHYALEAEKIHEVMYGDAKKSVEAGKDIPEANVYICPTCGHTVIGEAPDECPVCGVKKDKFIKF, encoded by the coding sequence ATGAAAAAATCAACTTATGCTAACTTAGAAGCAGCATTTGCAGGAGAAAGCCAGGCTTTTATGAAATATTCTATCTTTGCTGATAAAGCTGAACGAGAGGGATTTAAAGAAATTGCCCGATTATTTAAAGCTATTGCATTTGCAGAAAAAGTGCATGCCACTAACCACTTTAGAGCATTAGGAAAGATAAATGATACGGTGGCTAACCTTGAAGTTGCCATTGGTGGCGAGAATTATGAAGTAACTGAAATGTATCCGGCATTTGATGCAGTTGCTAAGTTACAGGAGGAAAAGGCAGCAACACGAAGTATCCACTATGCTTTGGAAGCAGAAAAAATACACGAAGTAATGTATGGTGATGCTAAAAAATCAGTTGAAGCTGGCAAAGATATCCCAGAAGCTAATGTATATATTTGCCCAACCTGCGGACATACTGTAATTGGCGAAGCGCCGGATGAGTGCCCCGTTTGTGGTGTGAAGAAAGATAAATTCATCAAATTTTAG
- the nfo gene encoding deoxyribonuclease IV gives MVNHLLGAHTSIEGGVSKAVVLAKELQFNTMQIFTKNNNRWFAKPLSESEIASYKSLLNKSKINPDVAHDCYLINLCATDETILQKSRTSFTDELMRCEQLGIPYLNFHPGGHLGRGEEAGIKLIVESLNLAHSETKGFKVKSMLEATAGQGTSLGYKFEQLKEIIDLVDDKSRMCVCIDTAHIFAAGYDLRAPKDYNKTIKEFDDIIGLDLLKCIHMNDSKKDLGSRVDRHEHIGKGFIGLDGFKNIMNDKRLLSIPKILETPKTKGQLEDLENLKILRSLIIED, from the coding sequence ATGGTCAATCATTTACTCGGTGCGCATACTTCCATTGAAGGTGGAGTTTCAAAAGCTGTTGTACTTGCCAAAGAACTTCAATTCAACACAATGCAAATCTTTACCAAAAATAATAACAGATGGTTTGCCAAACCGCTTTCTGAATCTGAAATTGCTTCTTATAAAAGCCTGTTAAACAAATCAAAAATAAATCCGGATGTAGCCCATGATTGTTATTTGATAAATCTTTGCGCTACAGATGAAACTATCCTTCAGAAATCCCGTACATCTTTTACTGATGAATTAATGCGATGTGAACAATTAGGAATTCCTTACCTTAATTTCCATCCTGGCGGGCATCTTGGTAGAGGAGAAGAAGCTGGAATAAAGCTAATCGTAGAATCTTTGAATCTTGCTCATTCAGAAACCAAAGGATTCAAAGTTAAAAGCATGCTTGAAGCAACTGCGGGTCAGGGAACTTCGCTTGGATACAAGTTTGAACAATTAAAAGAAATAATTGATTTGGTTGATGATAAAAGCAGGATGTGTGTTTGCATAGATACCGCGCATATTTTTGCAGCAGGTTATGATCTGAGAGCGCCGAAAGATTACAATAAAACAATTAAAGAATTTGATGATATAATCGGATTAGATTTACTTAAGTGCATTCATATGAACGATAGTAAAAAAGATTTAGGCAGCAGAGTAGATCGCCACGAACATATTGGTAAGGGATTTATTGGTCTGGATGGTTTTAAAAATATTATGAATGACAAGCGACTTTTATCTATTCCAAAAATTCTGGAAACTCCAAAAACAAAAGGGCAACTGGAAGACCTGGAAAATTTAAAGATTTTAAGAAGTTTAATAATTGAAGATTAG
- the msrB gene encoding peptide-methionine (R)-S-oxide reductase MsrB codes for MNRFVFVIVLLVQMLTQVNFGQTKNVNSANSKGKKMDDKVLKTKEELKKILTPEQYFVTQEKGTEKPFTGKYYDLYENGMYKCVVCGAELFKSDAKFDAGCGWPSFYDTANKDNVKIQKDYSHGMVRDEIICKRCGAHLGHIFDDGPKPTGKRYCLNSASLNFQKK; via the coding sequence ATGAATAGATTTGTTTTTGTAATTGTGCTGTTAGTTCAAATGTTAACCCAAGTAAACTTTGGACAGACTAAAAATGTAAATAGTGCAAATAGCAAAGGAAAAAAAATGGATGATAAAGTTTTAAAGACAAAAGAGGAGTTAAAAAAAATCTTAACTCCAGAACAATATTTTGTTACCCAGGAAAAAGGAACAGAAAAGCCATTCACTGGAAAGTATTATGATTTATACGAAAACGGTATGTATAAGTGCGTTGTGTGCGGAGCAGAATTATTTAAATCCGATGCTAAATTTGATGCGGGTTGTGGCTGGCCCAGTTTTTATGATACTGCAAATAAGGATAATGTAAAAATTCAGAAAGATTATAGTCATGGAATGGTTAGAGACGAAATAATTTGTAAACGCTGTGGTGCACATCTTGGGCATATTTTTGATGATGGTCCAAAGCCGACCGGAAAACGTTATTGCTTAAACTCTGCTTCACTTAATTTTCAAAAAAAATAG